A DNA window from Calliphora vicina chromosome 1, idCalVici1.1, whole genome shotgun sequence contains the following coding sequences:
- the Idh3g gene encoding isocitrate dehydrogenase [NAD] subunit gamma, mitochondrial isoform X2, which translates to MAVRLTQRLLKTQTPFLCRSYPLLVTKEKTEDVAHTKSALQRKLTKTDIPSAQYGGRHAVTMLPGGGIGPELMKYIRDIFVYCGAPIDFEVIEIDPNTEGNDDLEYAITSIKRNGVAIKGNIETKSHSLTEVSRNVAIRNELDLYVNVVHCKSFPGIPARHNNVDIVLIRQNTDGEYAMLEHESVPGIVESMKVVTIENAERVARYAFEYARQNGRRRVTTIHKANIMKLSDGLFLEVANRVHKDYPELEHNNMIIDNTCMQLVSNPHQFDVMNMTNLYGTIVSNVICGLIGGAGLLSGRNYGDHYAIFEPGTRNTGTAIAGKNIANPVAMINASVDMLNHLGHKDHARVIQEATYETIVDKGIRTPDLGGTHSSTDVVKSILDILSNKRVNW; encoded by the exons atggcAGTACGTTTAACGCAAAGATTGCTCAAGACCCAAACACCATTCCTATGCAGG AGCTATCCTCTTTTGGTGACCAAGGAAAAAACTGAAGATGTTGCACATACCAAATCTGCTTTGCAAAGAAAATTGAcg aaaacagaTATTCCTTCAGCTCAATATGGTGGTCGTCATGCTGTAACCATGTTACCTGGTGGTGGCATTGGTCCTGAACTCATGAAATATATACGTGACATTTTCGTCTATTGCGGTGCTCCCATTGATTTTGAAGTCATTGAAATTGATCCCAACACCGAGGGCAATGATGATTTGGAATATGCCATCACCTCGATTAAACGTAATGGAGTAGCTATTAAGGGTAACATTGAAACTAAATCCCATAGTTTGACTGAAGTTTCACGTAATGTGGCCATTCGTAACGAATTGGATTTGTATGTCAATGTTGTACACTGCAAATCGTTCCCCGGTATTCCTGCCCGCCACAACAATGTCGATATTGTTTTGATTCGTCAAAATACCGACGGTGAGTATGCCATGTTGGAACATGAATCGGTGCCCGGCATTGTAGAGAGCATGAAGGTTGTAACCATCGAGAATGCCGAACGTGTTGCTCGTTATGCTTTTGAATATGCCCGTCAAAATGGTCGCAGAAGGGTGACCACCATTCACAAGGCCAACATTATGAAGTTGTCTGATGGTTTGTTCTTGGAAGTGGCCAATCGTGTGCACAAGGATTATCCAGAATTGGAACACAACAACATGATTATCGATAACACTTGCATGCAGTTGGTTTCGAATCCTCATCAG ttCGATGTCATGAACATGACCAATTTGTATGGCACCATTGTTTCCAACGTAATTTGCGGTTTGATTGGCGGTGCTGGCCTTTTGTCTGGCCGTAACTACGGTGATCAT TATGCCATTTTTGAACCTGGTACTCGTAACACTGGTACTGCCATTGCCGGTAAAAATATTGCCAACCCAGTTGCCATGATCAATGCCAGTGTTGATATGTTGAATCATTTGGGTCACAAGGACCATGCCCGTGTTATTCAGGAGGCCACCTATGAGACCATTGTTGATAAGGGTATTAGAACTCCAG
- the Idh3g gene encoding isocitrate dehydrogenase [NAD] subunit gamma, mitochondrial isoform X1: MAVRLTQRLLKTQTPFLCRSYPLLVTKEKTEDVAHTKSALQRKLTKTDIPSAQYGGRHAVTMLPGGGIGPELMKYIRDIFVYCGAPIDFEVIEIDPNTEGNDDLEYAITSIKRNGVAIKGNIETKSHSLTEVSRNVAIRNELDLYVNVVHCKSFPGIPARHNNVDIVLIRQNTDGEYAMLEHESVPGIVESMKVVTIENAERVARYAFEYARQNGRRRVTTIHKANIMKLSDGLFLEVANRVHKDYPELEHNNMIIDNTCMQLVSNPHQFDVMNMTNLYGTIVSNVICGLIGGAGLLSGRNYGDHYAIFEPGTRNTGTAIAGKNIANPVAMINASVDMLNHLGHKDHARVIQEATYETIVDKGIRTPDLGGTHSSTDVVKSILDILSNKRVNWPHGNFYSKF; the protein is encoded by the exons atggcAGTACGTTTAACGCAAAGATTGCTCAAGACCCAAACACCATTCCTATGCAGG AGCTATCCTCTTTTGGTGACCAAGGAAAAAACTGAAGATGTTGCACATACCAAATCTGCTTTGCAAAGAAAATTGAcg aaaacagaTATTCCTTCAGCTCAATATGGTGGTCGTCATGCTGTAACCATGTTACCTGGTGGTGGCATTGGTCCTGAACTCATGAAATATATACGTGACATTTTCGTCTATTGCGGTGCTCCCATTGATTTTGAAGTCATTGAAATTGATCCCAACACCGAGGGCAATGATGATTTGGAATATGCCATCACCTCGATTAAACGTAATGGAGTAGCTATTAAGGGTAACATTGAAACTAAATCCCATAGTTTGACTGAAGTTTCACGTAATGTGGCCATTCGTAACGAATTGGATTTGTATGTCAATGTTGTACACTGCAAATCGTTCCCCGGTATTCCTGCCCGCCACAACAATGTCGATATTGTTTTGATTCGTCAAAATACCGACGGTGAGTATGCCATGTTGGAACATGAATCGGTGCCCGGCATTGTAGAGAGCATGAAGGTTGTAACCATCGAGAATGCCGAACGTGTTGCTCGTTATGCTTTTGAATATGCCCGTCAAAATGGTCGCAGAAGGGTGACCACCATTCACAAGGCCAACATTATGAAGTTGTCTGATGGTTTGTTCTTGGAAGTGGCCAATCGTGTGCACAAGGATTATCCAGAATTGGAACACAACAACATGATTATCGATAACACTTGCATGCAGTTGGTTTCGAATCCTCATCAG ttCGATGTCATGAACATGACCAATTTGTATGGCACCATTGTTTCCAACGTAATTTGCGGTTTGATTGGCGGTGCTGGCCTTTTGTCTGGCCGTAACTACGGTGATCAT TATGCCATTTTTGAACCTGGTACTCGTAACACTGGTACTGCCATTGCCGGTAAAAATATTGCCAACCCAGTTGCCATGATCAATGCCAGTGTTGATATGTTGAATCATTTGGGTCACAAGGACCATGCCCGTGTTATTCAGGAGGCCACCTATGAGACCATTGTTGATAAGGGTATTAGAACTCCAG
- the Idh3g gene encoding isocitrate dehydrogenase [NAD] subunit gamma, mitochondrial isoform X3 → MAVRLTQRLLKTQTPFLCRSYPLLVTKEKTEDVAHTKSALQRKLTKTDIPSAQYGGRHAVTMLPGGGIGPELMKYIRDIFVYCGAPIDFEVIEIDPNTEGNDDLEYAITSIKRNGVAIKGNIETKSHSLTEVSRNVAIRNELDLYVNVVHCKSFPGIPARHNNVDIVLIRQNTDGEYAMLEHESVPGIVESMKVVTIENAERVARYAFEYARQNGRRRVTTIHKANIMKLSDGLFLEVANRVHKDYPELEHNNMIIDNTCMQLVSNPHQFDVMNMTNLYGTIVSNVICGLIGGAGLLSGRNYGDHYAIFEPGTRNTGTAIAGKNIANPVAMINASVDMLNHLGHKDHARVIQEATYETIVDKGIRTPDLGGTHSSTDVVKSILDILSNKRVN, encoded by the exons atggcAGTACGTTTAACGCAAAGATTGCTCAAGACCCAAACACCATTCCTATGCAGG AGCTATCCTCTTTTGGTGACCAAGGAAAAAACTGAAGATGTTGCACATACCAAATCTGCTTTGCAAAGAAAATTGAcg aaaacagaTATTCCTTCAGCTCAATATGGTGGTCGTCATGCTGTAACCATGTTACCTGGTGGTGGCATTGGTCCTGAACTCATGAAATATATACGTGACATTTTCGTCTATTGCGGTGCTCCCATTGATTTTGAAGTCATTGAAATTGATCCCAACACCGAGGGCAATGATGATTTGGAATATGCCATCACCTCGATTAAACGTAATGGAGTAGCTATTAAGGGTAACATTGAAACTAAATCCCATAGTTTGACTGAAGTTTCACGTAATGTGGCCATTCGTAACGAATTGGATTTGTATGTCAATGTTGTACACTGCAAATCGTTCCCCGGTATTCCTGCCCGCCACAACAATGTCGATATTGTTTTGATTCGTCAAAATACCGACGGTGAGTATGCCATGTTGGAACATGAATCGGTGCCCGGCATTGTAGAGAGCATGAAGGTTGTAACCATCGAGAATGCCGAACGTGTTGCTCGTTATGCTTTTGAATATGCCCGTCAAAATGGTCGCAGAAGGGTGACCACCATTCACAAGGCCAACATTATGAAGTTGTCTGATGGTTTGTTCTTGGAAGTGGCCAATCGTGTGCACAAGGATTATCCAGAATTGGAACACAACAACATGATTATCGATAACACTTGCATGCAGTTGGTTTCGAATCCTCATCAG ttCGATGTCATGAACATGACCAATTTGTATGGCACCATTGTTTCCAACGTAATTTGCGGTTTGATTGGCGGTGCTGGCCTTTTGTCTGGCCGTAACTACGGTGATCAT TATGCCATTTTTGAACCTGGTACTCGTAACACTGGTACTGCCATTGCCGGTAAAAATATTGCCAACCCAGTTGCCATGATCAATGCCAGTGTTGATATGTTGAATCATTTGGGTCACAAGGACCATGCCCGTGTTATTCAGGAGGCCACCTATGAGACCATTGTTGATAAGGGTATTAGAACTCCAG
- the LOC135963963 gene encoding double-stranded RNA-specific editase Adar-like, whose amino-acid sequence MDCVDEGVEMKVCVRSFAKNPIEKEDSNSMIIEESVNKTQKITSVNHPKPAQKRPRDDNEILFEEPLAKRRPTNECKTVREILKKSAATSVRPRSQPNVNSAMTLKSLYPNLNFTLEAEVGSAVVPYYMMSAMVGGRKFFGHGKTKQLAEKDAALQILKHLKNLPTKITKNFFKSQTTSEPKFQQMVFQTDATTNREISSLQLPSHLADIVESKIMQKFDELTRGRQEIREYKVVAGIVMTFDMNFEQAHVVSIATGTKCVNGGNICCNGSVLNDSHAEIIAKRGLMNFLYTQLRWHCEPNSARISIFHSNPYGLQIPYSLKPNVHFHLYINTAPCGDARIFSMHDYNRLNNMATTSFNSGQCGQLRTKVEGDIGTTPVGTRYHSQTWDGVILGEPLLTMSCSDKITRWNVVGIQGALLSQLVEPIYLHSIVLGSMFSAQHMYRATCGRIQHTLGYLPQPYRLNRPLLGQTSTRLPRNTYRVPSIGINWTLGDNDIEIISLPTGRIIYNETSCLSKQAFFYKFNYLLNNLPNIGGAYMSNNYAEAKENSRDFQMAKTELLSAFYRANLGSWVKKPIEQNEFTMNLN is encoded by the exons atggACTGTGTAGATGAAGGTGTAGAGATGAAGGTGTGTGTTagaagttttgcaaaaaatcctATTGAAAAAGAGGATTCAAATTCCATGATAATTGAAGAAAGTGTGAATAAGACACAAA aaattactTCAGTCAATCATCCGAAACCTGCACAAAAAAGACCTCGTGATGACAACGAGATACTATTTGAGGAACCATTAGCTAAAAGACGTCCAACTAATGAATGCAAAACTGTGAGAGAAATACTCAAAAAAAGTGCCGCAACTTCTGTCAGGCCGAGATCTCAACCAAATGTAAATTCTGCAATGACTTTAAAAAGCTTATatccaaatttgaatttcacattAGAGGCTGAGGTAGGTTCTGCAGTTGTTCCCTACTATATGATGTCAGCCATGGTAGGCGGACGTAAGTTTTTTGGTCAtggcaaaacaaaacaattggcTGAAAAAGATGCAGCTCTACAAATCTTGAAACACCTCAAAAATCTTCCcacaaaaattaccaaaaactttttcaaatcacAAACAACTAGTGAaccaaaatttcaacaaatggtTTTTCAAACTGATGCTACTACCAATAGAGAAATATCATCATTGCAATTGCCCTCACATTTGGCTGATATTGTGGAATcgaaaataatgcaaaaatttgATGAACTAACCCGGGGACGTCAAGAGATTCGTGAGTACAAGGTGGTGGCAGGCATAGTAATGAcatttgacatgaattttgaacAGGCCCATGTTGTATCCATTGCTACCGGCACCAAGTGTGTGAATGGTGGTAATATCTGTTGCAATGGTTCGGTTCTCAATGATTCTCATGCTGAGATTATAGCCAAAAGAGgtttaatgaattttctttACACTCAACTACGTTGGCATTGTGAACCTAACTCGGCAagaatttcgatttttcattcCAATCCATATGGTTTACAAATACCATACTCTCTTAAACCAAATGTACATTTCCATTTGTACATAAATACCGCTCCGTGTGGGGATGCCCGCATATTTAGTATGCACGATTATAATAGATTGAATAATATGGCGACAACATCTTTTAATAGTGGTCAATGTGGTCAGTTGCGTACAAAGGTAGAAGGTGATATAGGTACAACTCCGGTTGGTACTCGTTATCATTCCCAAACCTGGGATGGTGTGATATTGGGAGAACCTTTACTTACCATGTCCTGTTCGGATAAAATAACCCGTTGGAATGTGGTGGGCATACAGGGAGCTCTCTTGTCTCAACTGGTTGAACCCATCTATTTACATTCGATTGTTTTGGGCAGCATGTTTAGTGCTCAACACATGTATCGTGCCACTTGTGGTCGTATTCAACATACATTGGGTTATCTGCCACAACCATATCGCCTTAATCGACCATTGTTGGGCCAGACTAGCACACGGTTACCCCGTAATACTTATAGAGTGCCTAGTATCGGTATTAATTGGACTTTGGGTGATAatgatattgaaattatttcctTGCCCACTGGCCGCATAATTTACAATGAAACTTCCTGTTTATCGAAACAAGCATTCTTTTATAAGTTTAactatttgttaaacaatttaccAAATATAGGCGGTGCCTATATGAGCAATAACTATGCTGAAGCAAAAGAAAATTCCCGAGACTTTCAAATGGCTAAAACGGAATTATTGTCCGCCTTTTATCGTGCCAATTTGGGGTCTTGGGTTAAAAAACCCATCGAACAAAATGAATTTACaatgaatttaaattga